The genome window tcttccaggtcagttgtccattcttctgccttagttattctgctgttgattccttctagtgtatttttcatttcacttattgcattgttcatctctgtttgtttgttctttaattcttctaggtctttgttaaacatttcttgcatcttctcgagctttgcctccattctttttccgaggtcctggatcatcttcactgtcattattctgaattctttttctggaaggttgcctatctccacttcatttagttgtttttctggggttttatcttgttccttcatctggtacatagccctctgccttttcatttcgtctatctttctgtgaatgtggtttttgttccacaggctgtaggactgttgttcttcttgcttctgctgtctgctccctggtggatgaggctatctaagaggcttgtgcaagtttcctgatgagtgggactggtggtgggtagagctggctgttgctctggtgggcagagctcagtaaaaccttaatccgcttgactgctgaggggtggggctgggttccctccctgttgattgtttggcctgaggcgacctgGAAGTCCAATTACTTCCTTAAGATCATCCAACTTCTGGATGATTATCCGAAATGCTTCATTGTGGGAGCAGACAATGTGGGCTCCAAGCAGATGCAGCAGATCTGCATGTCTCTCTGAGGGAAGGCCGTGGTACTGATGGGCAAGAATACAATGATGCGCAAGGCCATCCGAGAGCATCTGGAAAACAGCCCAGCTTTGGAGAAACTGTTGCCTCACATCCGGGGGAACGTGGGCTTTGTGTTCACCAAGGAGGACCTCACTGAGATCAGGGACATGCTGCTGGCCAATAAGGTGCCAGCTGCCGCCCGTGCTGGTGCCATAGCCCCATGCGAAGTCACTGTGCCTGCCCAGAACATTGGTCTGGGGCCTGAGAAGACCTCGTTCTTCCAGGCTTTAGGCATCACCACTAAAATCTCCAGGGGCACCATCGAAATCCTGAGTGATGTGCAGCTGATTAAGACTGGAGACAAAGTGGGAGCCAGTGAAGCCACATTGCTGAACATGCTGAACatctcccccttctcctttggGCTGGTCATCCAGCAGGTGTTTGACAATGGCAGCATCTACAACCCTGAAGTACTTGACATCACAGAGGAAGCTCTGCATTCTCGCTTCCTGGAGGGTGTCCGCAATGTTGCCAGCATATGTCTGCAGATTGGTTACCCAGCTGTTGCGTCTGTACCCCACTCTATCATCAGTGGGTACAAGTGGGTCCTGGCTTTGTCTGTGGAGACTGATTACACCTTCCCACTTGCTGAAAAGGTCAAGGCCTTCTTGGCTGATCCATCTGCATTTGTGGCTGTTGCCCCCGTGGCAGCTGCCAGcactgctgctcctgctgctgctgctgcagccccagccaaGGTTGAAGCAAAGGAAGAGTCGGAGGAGTCGGACGAGGACATGGGATTTGGTCTCTTTGACTAATCACCAAAAAGCAGCAACTCAGCCGGCTTTATTTGTGAAACAAGGAAATAAAGGCttacttctcttaaaaaaaaaaaaattaaaaaaaattaaaaaaaataaaaattctgtttggcctgaggcgaccctacagtggagcctacccgggctctttggtggggctaatggcggactctgggagggctcacgccagggagcacttcccagaacttccaccgccagtgtccctgtcctcacggtgagacacagccacccccgcctctgcaggagaccctccaaaactagcaggtaggtctggttcagtctcctatggggtcactgctccttcccctgggtcccgatgcacacactactttgtgtgtgccctccaagagtggagtctgtgtttCTTCCAGTCCGGTCAgcgtcctgcaatcaaatcccgctagccttcaaagtctgattctctaggaattcctcctcccgttgacagacccccaggttcggaagcctgatgtggttcactccagtgggtggacttctgtggtataagtgttctccagtttgtgagtcacccacccagctgtAATGGGATTTGATtctattgtgattgtgcccctcctactgtctcattgtggcttctttgtctttggatgtggggtatcttttttggtgagttccagtgtcttcctgttgatgattgtccagcagctggtTGTgcttctggtgttctcgcaagagggagtgagagcacgtccttctactctgccatcttggttctgttttccttttcttattcctctttctttaaagacttgatggacttctgtggtataagtgttctccagtttgtgagtcacccacccagctgtAATGGGATTTGATtctattgtgattgtgcccctcctactgtctcattgtggcttctttgtctttggatgtggggtatcttttttggtgagttccagtgtctccctgttgatgattgtccagcagctggtTGTgcttctggtgttctcgcaagagggagtgagagcacgtccttctactctgccatcttggttctgttttccttttctgtcccggtctgggaggatcccgcgtgccgcggagcggctgggcccgtgagccgtggccgctgggcctgtgcgtccggagcctgtgctctgcaatgggagaggccgcagcagagggaggcccgcataccacaaaaaaaaaaaaaaaaaaaaaaaaaaaagacttgaattaCAATTATATgagccagacattgttctaagtaTTTAGACATATTCATGCATTTACAAATAATCATTTGTTATTAGTCTATTCATTGTTCATATGTAAATGATACTGCTTTAAAGTGTTACTCAGATATTTTATGGGAAGATTGAACAATTGCCTCaatctgtttttaaactttattggaGACTAACTGAAGTACATTAAACGACATATATTTGAAGTATACCATTTGGtcagttttgacatatgtatacgttCATGAAACCATCACTATAATCAAGATAGCCATTTCCAGTACCCCCAAAggctttttgctttccttttgtaatgcagcccttcctctgccctgcccccaggcagccactgatatgctttctgtcactacaaattctcttacattttctagaattttatataaagggAATCATATAACCatgcagtgtttttgtttttttggcctggcttttttcgcttagcataatgatTGTGAGATTCACACTGTGGTCTGTATCAAtagcttgttcctttttattgctgagtaacattccatcgTATGGCTCTACCACATACGGCCATCTATTTTTAACATGACAGTTGTAATCACAGGACTTGATATTCTGAAGCTCCAGTATGATAATGTAATCTATGAATATCAAGAACTCATTAGTGAGTACTCCAAATAGGTTGTTTATAAAGTGCAACAGCAGCAGCCTAAAATGTAAGTGTAAGCACTAGGGGACTTTCGGCGTTCTGAGATATTCTGGGAGTTAATTGAGTTTTCTGTTTTACTCAGTGTTTAGTGCTATTTCAGACAAATCTTGATTTTTTGCAAGAGCTAATCATTTAGTCAGTCAGTTAGATAAACTTGTTGTTGGAACTGCTTCCACATGCCTGCCTGTCTGCCTGTGGATCATCTCATTATCAGTTAGTGCACACATGTCTCTCAGAGTGCGGGTGAGAAAGGTGGACCTCCCACTGCTCATTCAGAGGCTAaaatgaggacttttttttttcgtttATGGTTATGAGCATTTGCGGACTCTGTGGATAATGAGAACAGTCTTTGTATTCATTTGGAAGGACAACTAAATATACTCATTATtagttagattttatttatttatttattcattcattcgagAAGGGACACCCGCCGAGCTTCTGACCAGGTCAACAGACTTGACAGCAAACCATGAAATTATATTTCTCTAAGCATAAATACAGCAAGATAGCTAGGTTTAGttgtatcttttctctttttttttttttgtgggaggTGATGGGAATTTGGTTGACTAGCATGTTTGCATTTAGAATAAGGTAAGAACtcttttgaataatagtggctcTGCAaattctggtcttttttttttttttttcctgcagaaagACAGAAGGTACTGATATGAACTATGATTGTGACACTGGCTGACCTGTTCCATTTAGGGTTATTTCTTTTGTAGCAGTAGATGATGACTTTGGTAGGCCAGAGAGAATGAATGTAACTCACTTGACTTCCTAGTAGTGAGTTCTGCAGTCTCTAAGGTAGACACAGATAAAGGTAGGCTAGTCTTTaacctgaccttttttttttttcagttatgacTTGTTTCTGACCTTCCCTTCAAAACCAGACTCTTTacctttatttctataatttcctACTCTCTCTTCAGCTCACTGTAGTCTGCCTTTTGTCTCAGTCATTTCCCTAAATTTTTTGTTATGTAATCATCTTCTAATTACCAGTGGTTTCTTTAATCCTCATCCTACTCTATTTCTCTGAAGCATTTGGATCTGTTTTCAGGCTGCTCCTCTGTTGTTTTCTGAGATACTGAAATCTTGTATCACTCCGTCTTATATCCTTATTCCTTTAGCTAGCTACTCTTCTGTTACTTCTTTCTAAATGCTGTTTTTCCcaggtttttgctttttctcttcttctctttgcATGTGTACATGTCCTCCCTGAATGATCTTATCCATATTTTACTctattaattcttatttttctttaaatagaaacaatacatatttataaacaatTTGAGTAGTTTGAACAagcaaaaaagttgaaaaatcacCTGCAAtcccactatggagaaccattGTTAATATTGTTCATTCAACTGCTTGTCTTACCTACAACCTCTGTTTAAATGACTCTTAAATGCAACCTCCAGTGCTTGATTCTCCATCAAGTTCCAAAAGCATGTTGACAACTCCTTCAAAGATGCTTCTAGTAGGATATCCTGGACTACTTCAAATTAAATACATCCCAAACCAAATTCATTATCTTCCTCTCTACTGGAAACtagtttttcttcttgctttcatttttgattgGTTGATAGTGGTTGACTTGATTTCATTGGTTGTCTTCTCATCTCTAAACTCCAGGTGGATCCAGTTAGTcataaaataagtcattttaatATGGTATACAAGGCTGTTTGTCATGTGGCCTTAGGCAACCTTTCtagctttctctttctgccttttacTCCCTTCCTGTTTCAGCCTCTTTTTTATTCTGCGATCTAACCACAAATCTCAGTTTCCAGAGATTATCATGCACTTCCATCCTTGGTTGCTTTGCTCATGGCCATGTCTGAAAAGCCATTTCCTCTTTCCAGGACAGCTAACCTTTAATTATCATTCAAAACCTGGATTAAATGTCCTCATTTTTGGCTGAGATACACACTGCCCAGCAGAATGAATCTGGAGCATAACCCTGCCTACATTTGCTTTCATTTGTCCTGACTAAAGAAGAAGCCCAAAGAAAGGGCTTATtatgattgttttaaaatacGTGACCAGCTGCCTTCAGAGAATGGACTTCAAGTGTATTTCAAACAGCAGACCTGGGGCTAGTGAGTAGAGGTTCTAGTGAGGAACATCTTTCTTCAGAATAAGGAAAAATTGTAACCTTTAAAGATGTGTAGCAATGGAAAGGACTTTGTAAACTAGTTAGATCTTCATCCATAGAAGTAAACAAGCAAACACTATAAATGACTGTTTCTcatggattcattcatttaatcaacattattaatcactttgccaaccactgtgccagaggtaccaaagatgaaaaaataatccttcaagaaacttaaaatctaatgtagtggttctcaaactggctgcacattagaatcacagGCTGataatttgtttctaatttagGAATCTCTGAGGACAGGGTCCAGGAAACAGATTCCAGTGTACagctgtggttaagaatcactTGTCTAATGGTTATTTTTCAAAGTGCCATTTATTTAATACCTACTCTTTGGCTGGCCATGTGATGTTCGTTTGctctttgaacaaatatttatccagctcctcttttgtttaatttcatcagtgaacaaaaaaacagagt of Physeter macrocephalus isolate SW-GA chromosome 5, ASM283717v5, whole genome shotgun sequence contains these proteins:
- the LOC102982354 gene encoding 60S acidic ribosomal protein P0-like translates to MGKNTMMRKAIREHLENSPALEKLLPHIRGNVGFVFTKEDLTEIRDMLLANKVPAAARAGAIAPCEVTVPAQNIGLGPEKTSFFQALGITTKISRGTIEILSDVQLIKTGDKVGASEATLLNMLNISPFSFGLVIQQVFDNGSIYNPEVLDITEEALHSRFLEGVRNVASICLQIGYPAVASVPHSIISGYKWVLALSVETDYTFPLAEKVKAFLADPSAFVAVAPVAAASTAAPAAAAAAPAKVEAKEESEESDEDMGFGLFD